AAACATCCCATCGGGTTATAGGATCAGGTATATGCCTGAAAATATGTATTATAAAGATAAATTCGGAGATTACAAAATCAGATATAAAAGACTTGAGAAGCACCTAAGCTATAGTGAAAATCTTATATCAACAGCATATTCTGTGGATCCACAAGATTATAAAGAGTTAAAACAATTGTTTGATAAGATTGTTATTAGCAATAAGAATCAGGTTATTGTGTTTGAGAAGCTGAATTTTAAGAGGCATGTCGTGAAAAGACACAAAGCAACCCATTGAGCTTAATAACGCATTTAAAAATTCAGGGGGGGCCTTATCTTTGTTTCATGGGCGTAAAAAGAAAACTATTCTCCCAATAGAGGGATATACAGATCTCACCGCTGTATTTTGGCGGTTAAAAATTGCATCCGTATTTTTATCATGCCTTGTAATGAGTAGTACTGCTATGTCGGAATCGCTCAATTTAAAAATATCAAGCCCGGCATTTATGGATAATGGTTATATACCTGTAAAATATACATGTCAGGGAAGCGACATAAATCCTCCGCTCATGTTTAAAAATGTTCCTAATAATACGGAATCGCTTGTATTGATAGTAGAGGACCCCGATGCTGCAGGAGGTACTTTTACACACTGGATTATGTGGGGTATCAACCCAAGAATAGAAGAGATAAAAGAGCATGATGTCCCTCAAGGTGCAAAGCAGGGTATGAATGATTTCGGCACAAATGGATACGGCGGACCCTGTCCTCCGTACGGGAAGGCTCATAGATATTTATTCAAATTGTTTGCCATTAACACTGTACTTCATATAAACGGACACATCACAAGACGAGAGATAGAAGAAACAATACACAGCCATGTTATTGCCCGTGCCATGTTTACAGGTTTATATAAAAGGCAATAAAGCATACTTTAAAAAACTCATTCTCTGTGGGTTAACGCATATCTTGAGTTTATTTATTACTTTACAATCTCTACGATAATTTTTGATGCCGCACCTTTCCCGATCGCAGCTTTTGTAGAACCAAAAGAAATTATAATAGGTCCACCCGCAGCATTTACAACTTTTACCCTGCTGCCATAATGAATCCCTATATTTATGAATTTTTTTATCAATCCGATACCGCCATTAAAACTTTTAACAATACCCTCGTCGCCCGATTTTAAATGGCTTAATGGCTTTAGGTTTTGCGTTTTAGGTTCTTTTTCAATTGTTTCCATAAGACTTGTGATAATGATTTTCACTAACAATGTCAATAGACTTTGGATATTGTCCGCAAAAACCGGGTGTAATCATGATGACTTATTGCATTATTCCGGGTTAATGAGTATACATAAAAACAGGGTGGTAGCATTGGAACCAAAAAGTAGAGTAGCGATTACAGGTATATCAGGTTATCTCGGAACACTTCTGTCAAGACTTCTTGTAGAGAATAAGGAGGTTGAGTCTATAACAGGCATTGATCTGAAGGAGCCCTCGTTCAAACATGACAAGATCCGATTCGTTAAGTGCGATATAAGAGACAGGCTGCTATTAAAGGCGATCAAAGGTTGCGGCACGGTTGTACATCTCACATTTGTAGTCCAGGAGCTCAGGGATAAAAAACTGATATACGACATTAATTTAAACGGCACGAAAAATCTCCTTGATGCATGCATGATAAACGAGCCGGGGAAGCTTGTTATCGCAAGCAGTGTTGCTGCCTATGGCTCGGTAAAACGGAACAGTATTATTACAGAGGATTCAGAGCTCCAGGGCAATAGAAGCTCATACTATTCGGATACAAAGAGAATCGTGGAAGGCATGCTTGATGGATTCGAAAAGAAAAACCCGGAAATGATCATTACAAGGATGCGTCCCTCAATATTTTGCGGTAAAAATGTGAACAATTTTCTTAGAGATGTTGTTAAGTCCCCGATTATCACTTATATTAGAGGCAACCCGTACGGCATGCCGCTGGTATATGAGGGGGATGTTGCAGAGGCTTTTTACACTGCAGTGATCGAGGATCACCACGGTGCGTTCAATATACATGCCGGTTTTTTGTCTGTACACAGGCTGTCTGAGATACTCGGGAAAAGGGCTGTAGGAATACCGTACAGGCTTGCAAAGATCCTTGCTGATCTGAATTTCAGGCTCGGGATTTCAAAGTTTTCCAGCCACTGGGTTGAACTTGCAAGGTATCCGATGAACATAAGTATTGCAAAAGCAGAAAAAGTTCTGCACTGGAAACCTGCAAAAACGCCTGAGCAGGCGTTTGTTGAGATGATGGACAGCGTAAAAAATAAAAGGAGGTAACAATGAAGGGTGATCTATTCAAAGGTATTGTTCAATGGGATATGCAGGATGCAAAAGGGTATAAAGGCAAACTCCCGGTATTCTATTATGAGAACACATCCATGACAGCCATATTAACGGCATCTACAGAAAAGGTCATGAAATACATTCCCCATCCGTACATGCATCCTGTTGAGGTATTCCCAGGCAGGTGTCTTGTCGGATTTTCTATGTTTGAGTACCGTAAAACGGATATTGAGCCTTATAACGAATTCAGTATTTCTATAATAATCAGCTTTGGCAAAAAACCAGTACCCGGTATTACAATTCTGTCAAACATGATTAATCGCTGCTTCCATGCCTATGTCTGGCACCTGCCTGTCACAACAGAGAGGGCGCGTTATGGAGGCGTTGAACTTTACGGGTATCCGAAATTCATAGCAGATATAGCTTTCAAGAGAGAGAAAGATCATCTCGAATGCACCCTTTCCGAGAAGGGAAGCAAGATTCTTACTATCAGGGGAAAAAAACAGAGTACCTCGCAGGGTAAGATACTCAGGTTCAAAACGTACTCCATCAAAGACGGCGTTCCCCTGTGTGCGAATATATATACTAATCCGATCGAGTTCAGACAGACCATGAACAGGAATGCAGCAGAACTTGAGATTGGGCCGGATCACACAATATGTGGTGAATTGAACGGTATAGGGCTGAGCAAAAAACCGCTCGTGTTCCAGTATATACCTCTTAATGAGATGATTCTGTTCGGCCCGAGAAACCTTATAGACGATTGAGTAAGGTTATAAATATGGATTTTGAAGCGGAGTACGGAAGTATTGTAGCGAACGACAAAAACGCTCAGGAGGTTCTTGTTAAGGGACGGGAATTCAGGGAAAGATATATAAACCCTGTGGCAGATGAGATTGATAAGAAAATGCTTTTGGACCCTCATTATTCCCCTGATGATATAATAAAGAACGGGTGCGATTACGGGTTCCTCAGCCTACCGATTCCCGAATTTATTGGCGGGGGCGGCAAGACAATTCTTCACAGTGCAATATTGCTTGAGGAGTTGTGTGCTGGATGTTCAGGTATAGGCAATATCTTTGGAGCACATTATCTCGGGCTGTCAGGCTTGATACTTGGTATGGATATAAATCAATATGACAGGTTTCTTTACGAGGTCGTGCAAAAAGAAAAGCAGGGTAAACCTGTTATCTTTTCAGCAGCAGTAACAGAGCCTATGGCAGGAACAGATGTTGAGGATGCTGAATTTCTTCCAAAGGCAAAACTTGTGACATTTGCAAAAAGGGTAAAGGGAGGCTATGTCCTCAACGGTAGGAAGGTATTTATAAGCAACGGGAGCATAGCAAAATATAACGTTGTAATATGCGCGCTTGAGAAAGACAGACCGTTAGAAACCTGGACCGGGTTTACAATCCCGGCAGATGCCAAAGGCTTTTCAGCAAGCAGGGTTGAATTGAAGATGGGACAAAGGGCTGCTCATGCTGCTGAGCTGGTGTTTGATGATTGCTTTGTACCGCGGGAAAACAGAATAGGACTTGAAGGTAAGGGCATGAAGATGACGGAGGTGATCCTCGGTGCATCCAGAGCACCCGTCGCTGCTATTGCAACAGGCATTGCAAGGGGTGCGTACGAAAGGACCCTGGAATTTGCGAAAAACAAGAAAAGCGGGGATGGAAGATTGATTGACAAACAATGGGTGCAGATGGCACTTGCCGATATGTACGCCAAGATACGGATCGCAAGGTACTCATATCTTGAGGCGGGCAAATTTTTCGATGACAATATAACCTCTTCGCTCATGGGTCATAAGATGATTATAAATCCGGTAATGAGGTCGTTGGGTATTATAAGCAGGACAGGCATTGGCATGAAGATCACATCATCGGATGCATTTAAAAAAATCACGACCTGGTATGTGGAGAAAAAAATAAAAAGTGTTTTGGCATATACATCACTTGGTCTGTCCTCACTTTCCAAATTTTCATGTGCAGATACTGCGATCAATGTCTGTCTTAACGCTCTTGAGATCATCGGCAATGAAGGTGCAGAGGAAAGAAATATTGTGGAAAAATACCTCAGGGATGCGAAATTAACGCAGATATATGAAGGTACAAACCAGCTTAACAGGTACACCGTGTATAAAAAACTTATCAAGGGTGACTAATGAGGGAGAAATATGAATATTGATGAGATGGACATTTTTCTAAGCTCAGTGGACAGGTTTATGAAGGCGGGAATAGCTCCGTATATAGATGCCATGGATCTTTATCCTCAGAAGGATCGACCCTTTGATGTTTATGATAAGCTGATAAAATCCGGTGTCATGAATATAGAAGAAATGGGTGAAGAGCTCCACAATCCAGGCAATATAGTAAGGCTACTGTTTACCATATCGGGATACTGTGCCGGAATTGGGGCATTTGTAGGCTACACACTGGCAGGCGAGATGTTAAAAAAAAGGTACGCACCGGAGCTTGTTAACAAAGGCACTGTAGGCATATGCATGTTTGAAGAGCGGGACATTAATATTGAATATGGTAAACCGGATTTCCATGCGGTGTTTAGCAATGGAGTTGTTAATGGGACAAAAAAATCCATTATCATGGGTGGTGATGCAAGTTTTTATGCGGTATTTACAAAAGGCGAAGACGGCTACTATCTTGCATGGATAGACAGACATGCAAAAAATATGAAGTTATCACAGCCTGCCGGATTGCTCGGTATAAGAACGGTTTCATGTATTGATGCGGCATTTGAAGCAACTCCTGTGATATCAGGAACAAAAGACGGACTTGATGCTTTATTATACGCCATTGCCATACTCAGCCTTTTTAATTCGGCCTGTGCATATGCAACAGCGGGTGCAGGGCTTAAAAAGGCATGGGAGTATACGGAACAGAGATACCAGGGCGGCTGGATGATAGAGAATTACGATGCAATAAAGCTTATGTACTCAAAGAATAAAGCCTTAATAGAATCTTCAAAAACGGCAATACTGTCTGTGGCAGACAATTTTGAAACCAGCCCTTCGAAATCCATGCAGGAATTCATCCGGGTAAAGATCAGTGCTACAGAGAATGCCGTGAAAGCCCTGCTTGATGCAATACAGATGCACGGCGGTTATGGTTATATGAGGGATTACGGCATCGAGAAAAGGTTCCGTGATGCTGTTACGCTTTCGCTCTTGCCGGTTGATAACACAAGGCTTTCGCTCATGCTTACAAATTCAGTAAGGAAGTAAAAGCATATTTTTACCACCAGAACGGAATTTTTGGAATTATTCCCCTTTGGGGGAGGCTATGTCACAATGGTCATTGCGAGGAATTGAAACGGCCGAAGCCTGACCGGGGTGGCATATTTACTTCTCTGCCAAGGGTGGCTGGCACCCATCCATGGAATGTACCGGGTATTTGAAAACGTCTGCATTTGTGGTTTAATCCTTTAGCAGTTTTCTTGCTATCATGAGCCTCTGAATTTCCGATGTACCCTCGAATATTCTGTATGCCCTTATATCTCTGAACATACGCTCTACTTTTGTCTCTTTCATAAAGCCCATACCACCAAAAACTTGCATAATCCTATCCGCAACCTTAAATGCAGATTCCGTTGCAAACAACTTTGTCATACTTGATTGCATCCGTATATCTTCACCTTTATCAAAACTGTATGCAGTATCGGCAAGCATTCTGTCTGCTGCATAAAGTTCTGTTGCACTATCGGCAAGCATCCACTGAACGGCTTCAAATTCTGCAATAGGTTTGCCAAATTGTTTTCTCAGTTTTGAATACTCAACACCCATAGATAAAAGCCTTTCACCTATTCCAATTGCAGAGGCTGCTGCAGATAGCCTGCCCTCATTTAATGTTTTCATAGCAATCTTAAATCCTTCGCCGATATTACCAACCACATTCTTATCGGGAACAAAACAATCATCAAATATTACCTCTGCCTGCAGCCACCCTTTACCGCCCATTGTATTATGAATATTCCCTATGCTGTGTCCCTTTGTCCCTTTTTCCACAATGAATGCCGTTATACCGCCTTTTGCCCTTTTTTCTTTATCGGTAACCGCTATAACAGTGAATATGTCAGCAATAGGTGCGTTTGTTATAAAGTGTTTCATGCCGTTTAATATCCATCCGCCATCCGTTTTCCATGCCGTTGTAGCAATTGAAGACGCATCAGAACCTGCACCAGGTTCTGTTAGAGCAAATGCGGCTATAGCTTCACCCGATGCAAGTTTTGGGAGATATGTTTCTTTTTGCTTAACCGTTCCATTATTTATGATTGCCATTGAGCCTATTCCATTGTTTACGCTCATAATCGCCCTTATGGCATCATGCGATTTGGATAGCTCTTTTAATACATAACAATAATCCAGGAGATTCATGCCCGACCCGTTGTATTGTTCAGGGATTCTTAAACCGAACAATCCAAGGGATTTCATTTTATTCAGGAGCGATTCCGGGAGTTTACCCGACTCTTCTATGGCATCTTCAACAGGCAGGCATTCGTCTCTTACAAATTTTTTTGTAACCTCTAAAAAATGCATTGCTTCTTGTGTTATTCTTTCATCCATACGAAAGTTTTATTGTTTCTCCGGTCATTTTATTGGCTGGGGGACTAGGATTCGAACCTAGATAGGCAGATCCAGAGTCTGCAGTCCTGCCATTGGACGATCCCCCAAGGAATAAGGTTTTATATAGTGATTGCAGTATTTATTGTCAATAATAATCCCAATGGCTGCAGTTATAACTTTATATGCAGTATGATAAATTCTATGATAAGATTGAAATGATAAAATACCTTAAAGGAGGTTTTTATGAAAAAGGTACTTATAACAGGGGCAACGGGATTTATCGGCAGTAATCTCCTAACGGCAAACATCTCAAAAGGCAATCATGTCCGCGCATTCGTTCTGCCCGATGATCCTGATGAACAGAAACTCAGGGACCGCGGCGTTGAAATCTTTCATGGGGACATAAGGGAATACGATGCTGTAAGAAAAGCTGCTTCAGGTATGGACATTATTTTTCATTGCGCTGCTGTTGTAACCGACTGGGCGCCATGGAAACTCTTTCGTGAAATTACAATCGGAGGTGCAGAGAATGTATGTAAAGCTGCTGTGGACGCAGGCGTATCAAGGCTTGTGGATATAAGTACAAACGATGTTTTTGGCACCGATGAATCCATAATAATGGATGAAACCTGTCCACTTGAACCATGGGGTGAACCTTATCCGGATTCAAAGATTGAAGCAGAAAAGATTACATGGAAATACTACAATGAAAAAAGGCTTCCTGTAACAATGGTTTATCCGTGCTGGGCATTTGGACCTGGTGATAAAACATTCGTTCCGCTTCTTGCCGATTCAATCATCAGGCATGAACTGATATTCTGGCGAAAAGATGTTATCGTCTGGCCTACATACATAGAAAATCTCGTTGATCTTTTATTGCTGATTTCAGAGGATGACCGCGCAGTCGGCAATGGCTATCTTGTGCATGACGGAGAGTCTGTAACACTGCAGGATTTCTGCAAAGGCATAGCCGATACGCTCGGTGTTAAACCTATTAACACGCATATACCATACTTTACCGCCTATGCAGCTGCTGTTATAATGGAAGCACTCTGGAAGATATTTAATATAAAGAAGAGACCATTGCTCACTACGTACACGGTAAAAAACCTTGGTTCACGATTGAAGTTCTCGATAGCAAAAACAGAGCGTGAACTCGGATGGAAGCCGAAGGTTCCATTTAAACAGGGGTTTGCAAGAACAATGGAATGGCTGAAAACACTTGATCAAAAGACCCTAAAACAAAAATAGAACAGTTTGAAGCCTGCCTGTTGATTATTGACAATACTATGGGCGCAGAAATTGATTATACTTTCCGCAGTAATATGTTTCCTCGTTCAAGCCTTTGAATCAATTGCCATTATCAACGCTGATACAAATCTGTACGCGAGATCAACAGCCGCAGGTTGGACGTTTTCGAAAACATCCGTTTTCCAGTGCCAGTTGGGCAATATCCCTTCATCGTCAAATGCCATGATGCTCATTGCCTTATACCCCCTGGACAGCGGCACAAGCGCATCCGTGGACATAGTTGTAAATACCTCCGGTTTGACATTATCAAACCCATTATTCCTGAGCTGATCTGCAATTGCAACCATACCATGATCAGCCGCATACTTTTTCATCATGCCCTCTTCAACGATGTATGAGACGTGCCCTGCACCGCAGTTATCTATGTTTATTATGAGTGAGTCGTTTAATAGTTTCTGGTGATGTTTCACAAAAGATATCATACCCACCATGCCTACCTCCTCTGCCCCTGTTGCGACAAGGTAAAGCTCTGTATCATCAAGTGGTTCTTTTTTGAATTTTTCCGCTATACCTAAAAGTACACCAACACCCGATGCATTATCATTTGCGCCGTGCGTGTAATCACCTGTTATCTCTCTATGAATCAACATAGCAACCGTTACAATCGGATCGATCGCTAAAATTGCGACAAGGAACTTAAGCCATACTACGTGTGTTATCCAGTACATGGCTGTAAGAATGAACATTAAAAAAAGAGATATCACGAGACCTATAAATGTATTTCTGAATCCCCTTACGAACCTTGGTGAGAACATAATGCCTGAACGGGAGGAATCATAATGTGCGGTTACTATTAATCTGTTTTTAATCTCTTTTGCAGCATGTATATAGCCTATTACATTGCTTGATGTCTTTTTGGGTAACAAAAATGCAACAAGCTCAAAAGATGTGTTCTCCAAAAAGAATGTTACAGCTCCTAAGCCTGTAAGCACAATCGCAATAACCGGATGATGCAACAATAAAAAGATCGCTCCGGCCACACTCATAAGATAGATCAATATATAAGGGTAAGAAAAAGATGTTATTGTTTTGAACGGCTCTAATGAATTCTTAATCCCGATGTTATTAAATGTATTTTTTATATAATCTCTTGCCCCGTATTCTCCCTCTGTAGCAGTTCCTCTTTTTCCTATTTTTACGGAGAGATTATAAATGTGATCTATCACCGGCATCATCCCATAACGTGTATCACAACCTTTGCAGCTTGTCTATGCCTTAATAAAGCTTAAGTTCCTCCGTTTTATCTTTGCCTCTTTTGACTTATAGAGCAACGGGAATACGATGATCATTTACCCTGCTTACAAACTCTAATGCGCAAAATCCGTATGATGTCAGTGTTATAAGTTTTTTATCGTCTTCAAACATATCGATCTTGAGGTCTGCAACCTCTGTATTGCAGCACCATAGCTTTTCTCCATCCGGGTCTGTATACTCAGCACCTACAAATGATTCAATCCCGGCACTGATCTCACCTCTAAACCGTATTCTCCCTATCTTAGAGAAAAATCTCCATACAGGGAATGTGCTGCTGCTTTTGTTCTTGAAAAGCTGGATAATGCCGTTAAGGTAATAGTCCCTGTTAAGGCATCTTATAAAAAATAACGTTAACTCCGGACTAAGTTTATTTCGTATCCTTATCCGTGCTGATATGCCTTCAAAGATTGCATCTTTATCCTCAATGAACATGTTTGAGTTTGCCCATGTCCATTCATCTGCATGCTTTGTACCCCATAGATGGGTCTGCTGACCTGGCTCACCGTTGCAGTAATAGGATTTACCGTTAACCTCAACCATACCATGGACCTTTATACTGAAGTTTGGTGATAACACCTTTGTTTTAGCAATCCCTGTTCTATACATAAGCTTATGTGGAAAATGATGGAAAATCTGAAATAACGGCTCAAATCTTATATCCCATTTTATCGTACCTTTTGCACCCTTAATCTCACCCTCTGCTCCTGTCTGAAAAATTAAAGCATCTTTAATCCTTAATGAAAAGCTATCCTTTTTGATCACTGCATCAGAGATTGAGAATGTGTTTTTGATAGCGATGTTGTTTAATGGATTTCGGGAATCAAAGAAGGTGCCCCATAGCTCTGCAACTGTA
The genomic region above belongs to Deltaproteobacteria bacterium and contains:
- a CDS encoding M28 family metallopeptidase codes for the protein MIDHIYNLSVKIGKRGTATEGEYGARDYIKNTFNNIGIKNSLEPFKTITSFSYPYILIYLMSVAGAIFLLLHHPVIAIVLTGLGAVTFFLENTSFELVAFLLPKKTSSNVIGYIHAAKEIKNRLIVTAHYDSSRSGIMFSPRFVRGFRNTFIGLVISLFLMFILTAMYWITHVVWLKFLVAILAIDPIVTVAMLIHREITGDYTHGANDNASGVGVLLGIAEKFKKEPLDDTELYLVATGAEEVGMVGMISFVKHHQKLLNDSLIINIDNCGAGHVSYIVEEGMMKKYAADHGMVAIADQLRNNGFDNVKPEVFTTMSTDALVPLSRGYKAMSIMAFDDEGILPNWHWKTDVFENVQPAAVDLAYRFVSALIMAIDSKA
- a CDS encoding NAD-dependent epimerase/dehydratase family protein, with the translated sequence MSIHKNRVVALEPKSRVAITGISGYLGTLLSRLLVENKEVESITGIDLKEPSFKHDKIRFVKCDIRDRLLLKAIKGCGTVVHLTFVVQELRDKKLIYDINLNGTKNLLDACMINEPGKLVIASSVAAYGSVKRNSIITEDSELQGNRSSYYSDTKRIVEGMLDGFEKKNPEMIITRMRPSIFCGKNVNNFLRDVVKSPIITYIRGNPYGMPLVYEGDVAEAFYTAVIEDHHGAFNIHAGFLSVHRLSEILGKRAVGIPYRLAKILADLNFRLGISKFSSHWVELARYPMNISIAKAEKVLHWKPAKTPEQAFVEMMDSVKNKRR
- a CDS encoding acetoacetate decarboxylase family protein is translated as MKGDLFKGIVQWDMQDAKGYKGKLPVFYYENTSMTAILTASTEKVMKYIPHPYMHPVEVFPGRCLVGFSMFEYRKTDIEPYNEFSISIIISFGKKPVPGITILSNMINRCFHAYVWHLPVTTERARYGGVELYGYPKFIADIAFKREKDHLECTLSEKGSKILTIRGKKQSTSQGKILRFKTYSIKDGVPLCANIYTNPIEFRQTMNRNAAELEIGPDHTICGELNGIGLSKKPLVFQYIPLNEMILFGPRNLIDD
- a CDS encoding YbhB/YbcL family Raf kinase inhibitor-like protein — translated: MSSTAMSESLNLKISSPAFMDNGYIPVKYTCQGSDINPPLMFKNVPNNTESLVLIVEDPDAAGGTFTHWIMWGINPRIEEIKEHDVPQGAKQGMNDFGTNGYGGPCPPYGKAHRYLFKLFAINTVLHINGHITRREIEETIHSHVIARAMFTGLYKRQ
- a CDS encoding NAD-dependent epimerase/dehydratase family protein, with amino-acid sequence MKKVLITGATGFIGSNLLTANISKGNHVRAFVLPDDPDEQKLRDRGVEIFHGDIREYDAVRKAASGMDIIFHCAAVVTDWAPWKLFREITIGGAENVCKAAVDAGVSRLVDISTNDVFGTDESIIMDETCPLEPWGEPYPDSKIEAEKITWKYYNEKRLPVTMVYPCWAFGPGDKTFVPLLADSIIRHELIFWRKDVIVWPTYIENLVDLLLLISEDDRAVGNGYLVHDGESVTLQDFCKGIADTLGVKPINTHIPYFTAYAAAVIMEALWKIFNIKKRPLLTTYTVKNLGSRLKFSIAKTERELGWKPKVPFKQGFARTMEWLKTLDQKTLKQK
- a CDS encoding acyl-CoA/acyl-ACP dehydrogenase; its protein translation is MDFEAEYGSIVANDKNAQEVLVKGREFRERYINPVADEIDKKMLLDPHYSPDDIIKNGCDYGFLSLPIPEFIGGGGKTILHSAILLEELCAGCSGIGNIFGAHYLGLSGLILGMDINQYDRFLYEVVQKEKQGKPVIFSAAVTEPMAGTDVEDAEFLPKAKLVTFAKRVKGGYVLNGRKVFISNGSIAKYNVVICALEKDRPLETWTGFTIPADAKGFSASRVELKMGQRAAHAAELVFDDCFVPRENRIGLEGKGMKMTEVILGASRAPVAAIATGIARGAYERTLEFAKNKKSGDGRLIDKQWVQMALADMYAKIRIARYSYLEAGKFFDDNITSSLMGHKMIINPVMRSLGIISRTGIGMKITSSDAFKKITTWYVEKKIKSVLAYTSLGLSSLSKFSCADTAINVCLNALEIIGNEGAEERNIVEKYLRDAKLTQIYEGTNQLNRYTVYKKLIKGD
- a CDS encoding acyl-CoA/acyl-ACP dehydrogenase, coding for MNIDEMDIFLSSVDRFMKAGIAPYIDAMDLYPQKDRPFDVYDKLIKSGVMNIEEMGEELHNPGNIVRLLFTISGYCAGIGAFVGYTLAGEMLKKRYAPELVNKGTVGICMFEERDINIEYGKPDFHAVFSNGVVNGTKKSIIMGGDASFYAVFTKGEDGYYLAWIDRHAKNMKLSQPAGLLGIRTVSCIDAAFEATPVISGTKDGLDALLYAIAILSLFNSACAYATAGAGLKKAWEYTEQRYQGGWMIENYDAIKLMYSKNKALIESSKTAILSVADNFETSPSKSMQEFIRVKISATENAVKALLDAIQMHGGYGYMRDYGIEKRFRDAVTLSLLPVDNTRLSLMLTNSVRK
- a CDS encoding ferrous iron transport protein A is translated as METIEKEPKTQNLKPLSHLKSGDEGIVKSFNGGIGLIKKFINIGIHYGSRVKVVNAAGGPIIISFGSTKAAIGKGAASKIIVEIVK
- a CDS encoding acyl-CoA dehydrogenase family protein, encoding MDERITQEAMHFLEVTKKFVRDECLPVEDAIEESGKLPESLLNKMKSLGLFGLRIPEQYNGSGMNLLDYCYVLKELSKSHDAIRAIMSVNNGIGSMAIINNGTVKQKETYLPKLASGEAIAAFALTEPGAGSDASSIATTAWKTDGGWILNGMKHFITNAPIADIFTVIAVTDKEKRAKGGITAFIVEKGTKGHSIGNIHNTMGGKGWLQAEVIFDDCFVPDKNVVGNIGEGFKIAMKTLNEGRLSAAASAIGIGERLLSMGVEYSKLRKQFGKPIAEFEAVQWMLADSATELYAADRMLADTAYSFDKGEDIRMQSSMTKLFATESAFKVADRIMQVFGGMGFMKETKVERMFRDIRAYRIFEGTSEIQRLMIARKLLKD